From Deltaproteobacteria bacterium:
ATTCCAAAAATTTTCGATGAAAGCGTACTCGCAGGTGTGCAAAATGTCAGCAATTTTCAAGTCATTGGTCAAGATGATATTGCGGCAATGGTTGGTTTTGAAAAACAAAAAGACATCATAAGCCGCAGTGAAGTTAGTTGTTTAGCCAATATTGGTGGGGCGTTGGGTGTAGATCGTGTAGTCTCGGTTAAAATCGCTCGTGTAGATGAGGATTGGCTGGTTACTACTAAGCTTATTAATATTAAAAATGTTACTGTAGAATCCCGTACTAATGACCTAATTAGCGGTGATACAAAAGAATTGATTACTGCTATCAATCCAATTTTGGCCAAGTTATTTGTTAGCTTATCTAGCTTTAGCCCAACTACAACATCGTCATCTTCATCAATAAGTACTACCAACCAGACTTCAGCTAAATCCAACAAATTGGTGAAACGCTTTGTTATTACTGATTTTGAACAACCCGAGAATAGACCGCAATTACAATTTTATAAAGACCCAACCGCTTCTACCAGAGGTATAATTTACACCCAACAGTTAGCGCATAATGGCAAATGGTCTCTAAAAATAGAAAGCGAAATATCAGATTATTTATCTGTCGCTTATAACCTATCTCCAGCAAAAGCTAATTGGTCAGATATGACCACTTTCGCCCTATGGGCCAACTCTAAAACCTCTTATCCCTATTTTGGCGTTGAACTCGAAGACGCACAGGGAGAACATTTTACCGCTTTAGCTAAGTCACCATTTAAGAAATGGGAGCGAGTCACTATTGCTCTTAGTAATTTTTCACCTCGTAAAGATTATCAACCACCAGAATCTAAACAAAATGGTAAAATTGATTACCCGATAAAAAATCTTATTTTCCTTTTCAATAACTATTATTTGACCGAACAAAATTATAAAACAAATGATTTGAGCTATCGGTATTATTTTACACTTAATATAGATGATATTGAGATTACCAACGAATAAATAGCGAGCGGTGTGAACTTAAACCAGAACTAATAAAACTGGGCATATTAAAGATGTCGGCATTTTTTACTTGGGGCTCAAGCTCTATAACTTGGGGGCATTATAGGGGTAGTTGTTTAGCGAAAAAATGGAAAAAAGGTATCTACAAGAATCGATAGAAGGTAAAAAAGTAATATTGAAAAAATATGAGATTGGTCTTGCCCAGAAGATGTTTGAATTTATCTGTAAAGATAGAGAAAGACTTAGCCGTTATCTTCCTTGGGCACCTCATATTAAATCAGTTGATGATGAGATAAAATTTATTGAGGAATCATTAGCGGCTTGGAAACAATATTTAAGTGCCAATTACTCGATTTTCAGTAAATTTGATATGGAATATCTTGGCAATGTTAGCGCTTTTAATTTCGATTGGACTAATGAAAGTTGTGAAATCGGCTATTGGATACTCGGTGATTATGAAGGAAAAGGCTTCATTAGAGATGCCGTTGATATGCTTGAGAACGAACTTTTACTAGTAGGCTTCAACAGAATCGTCATAATGTGTGAGAAAGAAAATCAAAGATCAGGTTGCATACCTAAGTCTTTAGGGTACGTACTTGAAGGAGAATTGCGAGAGTTAAAGAAGTACCATGATAAATTTGTAACGCTCGAAGTTTATTCAAAACTGAGAAGAGATAATCAATTTTAGGTAGTCCTGTAAGTTTAATTTATTCGAGGCGATGTTAAGTAGGGGAAATTCGCGAAGTGCCCGTTTGCCGAGCATCGACTGGCATTTATGGCGTGGATAGCTGCGCCGTAGTGTGCATGATGAAAATAAAATTTAAGATGAGAATGATAATAGAAGAAAAAACAGTATTTA
This genomic window contains:
- a CDS encoding GNAT family N-acetyltransferase — its product is MFSEKMEKRYLQESIEGKKVILKKYEIGLAQKMFEFICKDRERLSRYLPWAPHIKSVDDEIKFIEESLAAWKQYLSANYSIFSKFDMEYLGNVSAFNFDWTNESCEIGYWILGDYEGKGFIRDAVDMLENELLLVGFNRIVIMCEKENQRSGCIPKSLGYVLEGELRELKKYHDKFVTLEVYSKLRRDNQF